From one Magnolia sinica isolate HGM2019 chromosome 18, MsV1, whole genome shotgun sequence genomic stretch:
- the LOC131233366 gene encoding hydroxyproline O-galactosyltransferase GALT5-like, which translates to MKCDDDTFVKIDSVIKEAKKVPIGRSLYVGNMNYYHKPLRYGKLAVTYEEWPEEDYPPYANGPGYIVSSDIAQFVVTEFEKHALRVRCTNFCCYCFNPYYQLEKKEKEKAFTLTIQL; encoded by the exons atgaaatgtgatgatgACACATTTGTCAAAATAGATTCGGTGATTAAGGAAGCCAAGAAAGTCCCCATTGGTAGAAGCCTATATGTTGGAAACATGAATTACTACCACAAGCCCTTGCGTTATGGTAAATTGGCTGTGACATATGAG GAATGGCCAGAAGAAGATTATCCACCGTATGCCAATGGCCCAGGCTACATCGTATCATCAGACATTGCACAATTTGTTGTAACAGAGTTTGAGAAACACGCCTTGAGGGTAAGATGTACAAACTTCTGCTGCTATTGTTTTAACCCTTATTACCaacttgaaaaaaaagaaaaagaaaaggcctTCACGCTGACAATTCAACTCTAA